The following is a genomic window from Zerene cesonia ecotype Mississippi chromosome 25, Zerene_cesonia_1.1, whole genome shotgun sequence.
TATGCAGTGGAGTAATGTTGATAGGTgcctattatttaaaaaaatatatatattttgtgtagttGTAGCACTGTAAGCTTGAAAGTTcagtattatttctattttaatgcaaatagAATCTTATGTAGTATCTAGATATAGAGGGTATGCCCtcccaccacccatgaacatttggacaTGTGTAAggtcaattataaatttaatgcctctttacaaatgaattgccaacttaaaattgaaaagggtttaagaaaggattgacaagaggaacaaagaaaaggactgggaagggcaaggaaaaagatatgggcctccggctcccccactcaccaaatgaaacacagcagaatacTATTTCATGCTGCTCTTCTGTGGAGATGTGGTACTtaaaattgattgattttttattttacaataacacAGGTGTTTCCTATAAGAagcattttcattattttaaagttattttggTACCTCAAATGATTTGTGTCCTATTTGATTCAAATATTACAttcttatgtaaaattattttatattttattcttattctaCAATATAGCTTCACATgcattctaataaataaagggtgcattcaaacaagttaattaaatttattaaagtaaattaataagtaactTATTGGGTTACTTATTTTAAGGGTTAATTTGTGATAAATgtatgttgtatttgttacagCTAATTTATCAAGATCATTAGTAACACTTAAGTCGGCAAAGTGCTTGAAAATGAAACTTACCAAAAAACAAATTCCATGTCTGACATTAGAAATTGAAATGGTAAGTACTAGTCTCTAgataaatggtaaaaaatgATATTCATACATTGACATgagacatctgccaacccgcacttggccagcgtggtggattatggcctgaaccctcataggaggcctgtgccccagcagtgggaacatatatgggctgatgatgatgactatacttcttaatataaaagcaCTTTTATATTGGCATACATAAGGGTTACATTACGTTGGATTATGcaatatgttttatgaaatactagctaatcctatccttcctactaatattataaatgcgaaagtttgtagggatatgagtgtgtttgttgctctttcatgctaAGACTACTGacctgattgcaatgaaatttggtatgtagactgctggacaactggaataacatataggcaacttttattccgatattcctacgggatacggacttacgcggttgaaaccgctgggcgcagctcgtagttttttaaaatttaataacaacatGACAAGCTGAAAAGCAGTTATTCTTGTGCTATTTAATTCTTGCATATGTTTAATGTCACCTACTTTGAGTagacacaatattttaaacagaatACCTTcctatcaattatttaatttatatattttgaaacttGTATTCCGACAAAgaagataatataacaatttacagCTGTCATCAACATCGCAGGAAACAAGGCAAGTCACCCATGATATCCCAGTTATAGTTATTCCAAGAAAGTTATGGAGCGAATTCCAAGAGCCTAGAATACCACAACCAGATGTGAGTTGTACTTTACAATACTAGCAGCTGCATGCGGCTTCGCCCAGCTTAacagaaatataattgaaattacattCAATGCTATTACgcaacaaatttaaatcatgttatttttcagATATCAATAGAACTGCCAGCATTAAAACAACTCCGCACCACAATAGATCGCATGAAAGCGATGTCGCCAGAGGTTATTCTACGAGCCTCAGCAGAAGGCAGACTGACCTTACAAATAAAGACTGGCGTGGCTAAAGTGTCAACTCGCTTCAAGGATTTGAGGGTGGATGCATTTGAAGGtatgtctatttatttattctggtctatgtttatattactatGCCATTTGCAAagcattattattgatttgtgGTTAGATTATTCAGTCTTTACTGTAGGCgcacaaatgaaaaatttacacaaaatctaaatttttacatttttagatGTTTAACAGCttcttcatattatattctgtAAAGCTTTACTGGAAGCTTcactttataaaaacttatatcaAAAAGTAGTAAAAATAGGCTATCAGGGAGACTTTCAGCAAGTTGCCAGACTTTTTTGGtagattgttaataaattatgttaatgtgAAAATCCCCCTACAAGGAATCATTTCAGAAGttcatgttataaaaaagaaacgaaaaaaacaatttattttctcagGTCCCATAGATCACTCAGATTCGGAAACGGAAACTCAAACAAACGAAGACATGTCGCGCGTGTGCTTCTGTCGGGTGGACGCTAAAAAGTTCTCAATGTTCCTAAGTGCGGATCAAATATCACACAATAGAACGATTTGTAGCATTGTGCATAAGAAATTGGTGATTTTGTGCTTGCAGACAGAAGAAAATGTGAAGTTCCAGTGTTTCATTAGTGGAATTGTGTATTAGGTTACGAATCTTTGAAAGAAATAAGTCACCGTGTCTTTAGTATCGGGagattaagaaaatattatttaatggcCGGCTCCGCAcggatatcaaaattcctgttatatcccaagggagcatttaatcagaATGAAAAGTAACATCCAAGCCAGTTCATATtctgtctgtatacaaaatttcatcaaaatccgttaagcaGTTTCAGGgtgattgatggacaaacatccaaacaaacaaactttcacatttattaggTATTAGTGTGATTCAGTGCCTTATGTCAACACATGTAGACTCCATTAAAACTCGCTTTAAACAGACTTGTATAAAGATTTTACACTTCAATTAGTgacaattcaataatttcatgagtttattttattattctgattgGGATCGTCGGAATGGaataatttacttacttaTACTTTGCAcaagcaaataaaacaatatagttGATTAAAGCGtgtgtttagttttaaaatctacatatatttatttttgttactttgtCTAATTGCAGTATAATCAGACCaaagtattgtttttatataattttttagtattgttaaatgattataaaccATAACACAAATACGTTTAGGTATggatttaaaatactaaactaaaaaaagaTTCAGAGTACACTTTATCAcaaatctataaatacatCACAATTTCATGAATTCGGAACTCTCgaattatgttatgtattttggCTGTGTACATTAGATGCTTTATaatgtgttaaattatataaaaaatacaatagtaaTGTTATCTTATTTATCTCCATAATTCTCcgctattaataattatctttactTAACTTTTTACGGAAGAGAATGGGCTGCGAGACTTGGGTTTTCTTACGGGATGTTTTTGATAGCatcatatatacaaaaaatcgcGGCATTGTCACCGTGaacacggtcataaattggatgggagaccaattttttttgcaataactGTTATAGTACTTGTGAAGAATTATGGTACTTGAATCTCATACAGTTTAGTTGGCATTGCTAAGTTTAGACAATACTacttatacctatattatatgaaccaaaataaaacagtGTTTCAGAacatcacatttatttatgaatcaacatgaacattaataaatttcacttttatttcCACACATACTGGACAAATTTTTGCAAacctgtttaattttttatcttcaaaactaatatttagCTATAAGTCAATTGGAAGGATCTCTCGTTATCTCTCCTTAAGGTATCGTGAGTTGCTTTGAGGTGGTCGAGTTTAGTCGAAATCTGCGCTATTGAGTTATCTATCCATTGCATTGAAGACATGTGTGCGTTTAGGATTCGCCCGATTTGTACgatctaaaaattattatatgtagtggttatattaaaatatcattaacaaaaaataaataaacaaaggataaatatagatatcttaaatattttattacattcttttcttaatattagGTCTGATATCAGCCAAAAAAAccatgtatgtaaatattgtaaataatatattgttttatttcttcttgCAACTTCTCTTGCTTCTTAAGCGGATATAAGACATGATACTAGGAGAGAAGTAGGGCAGgtgtattttttgaaaaaatacatcgaattatacttaatatatataaaaatccagtgtcatgatgtatgttctcTGTTCACCAActcgaccgattttgatgaaatttggcattttatgtgaaatttgGGCCAATTTTAGATACAGCATAGTTTTCAtttagattaattatcccaataatttataatctgaacatttttaattattactcagccacagcaacgcgtggtcGGGTATGCTAGTACTTAATAAATGGTATAGCAAACCGCTTAATATTGTATgcaattatcataattacaaTGTTGCATTTTAAGTATCTCATGATATGAGTCAGCTGAGACCTTGATTCaatgattgtttaaatatcGTGTATCATCCTCGCTCTTGTAGTCCTCCAAAGCACTAAccgaacatttttaaaatgccttatcaaactttaataaatggtaaaatataaaacttacagGATCGTTACTGTCTTGGCTGCGATTCGTCTCATTCAAATGTTCTATAACTTCCTTAAGATCCTCCGACATCTGTCTCAGTTGACTGTCCAAATTTTCAGCCAGAGAATACCTGGAAAGACAAATTAAGcgaatttatatattgcatatttttaactgaAATGATACAGCACCAATAGGcatattaacttaaaataaccatttctgttataattttttagccGTCTCGCGCGGTTATACCCGTGGAGAAACCCACCAAAAGAAATGATACCTCTAgctaatttgttattttgatacaTAAGCTACATCAATGTCCGTTCAGAAATTTCCGCCGGTATGCCACaaatacatacttacaaaacTTTCGCCTTGCTAATATTTGCGGGACTATCTTGACAATACAacacattatatatacaactagcttttgcccacAGTTTCGCACAtcttaaattcggagtagttcaatagatgttattatacatatataatattaaccttcctcttgaatcattcagtctataaaaaaaagccccatcaaaatccgttgtgcagttttaaaggtctaagcatacatacatagggccAAAGGTGGTAAGCGACTGCTTCATACTATAAAGTGACTTACATGTGCTCTCTCTCCGGGTCTCTAACTCTCTCTCCGTCTCCGAGCTGCTTCTCAAGCGGAGCCAGCAACTCCTCCAGCTCGTTCTGCTGACCGAGCACAAAGTCCAACTCGTGCTCGAGACTCTGCTGCTCGCTTTTTACCGTTTCCACCGCCTCGTTTAGTTCCACTATCTGAAAATGGAATTATGTCAAGTGtataaaatggaataatatGTTGGATGTCAGTGTTATATATGTGATggataaaagtttaatatagaTTGGATTGGTAGATtcatacctagtcttgccataaatattgtaataaagaaaaaagaaaattgttaactgcaaataacatttattactttNNNNNNNNNNNNNNNNNNNNNNNNNNNNNNNNNNNNNNNNNNNNNNNNNNNNNNNNNNNNNNNNNNNNNNNNNNNNNNNNNNNNNNNNNNNNNNNNNNNNNNNNNNNNNNNNNNNNNNNNNNNNNNNNNNNNNNNNNNNNNNNNNNNNNNNNNNNNNNNNNNNNNNNNNNNNNNNNNNNNNNNNNNNNNNNNNNNNNNNNNNNNNNNNNNNNNNNNNNNNNNNNNNNNNNNNNNNNNNNNNNNNNNNNNNNNNNNNNNNNNNNNNNNNNNNNNNNNNNNNNNNNNNNNNNNNNNNNNNNNNNNNNNNNNNNNNNNNNNNNNNNNNNNNNNNNNNNNNNNNNNNNNNNNNNNNNNNNNNNNNNNNNNNNNNNNNNNNNNNNNNNNNNNNNNNNNNNNNNNNNNNNNNNNNNNNNNNNNNNNNNNNNNNNNNNNNNNNNNNNNNNNNNNNNNNNNNNNNNNNNNNNNNNNNNNNNNNNNNNNNNNNNNNNNNNNNNNNNNNNNNNNNNNNNNNNNNNNNNNNNNNNNNNNNNNNNNNNNNNNNNNNNNNNNNNNNNNNNNNNNNNNNNNNNNNNNNNNNNNNNNNNNNNNNNNNNNNNNNNNNNNNNNNNNNNNNNNNNNNNNNNNNNNNNNNNNNNNNNNNNNNNNNNNNNNNNNNNNNNNNNNNNNNNNNNNNNNNNNNNNNNNNNNNNNNNNNNNNNNNNNNNNNNNNNNNNNNNNNNNNNNNNNNNNNNNNNNNNNNNNNNNNNNNNNNNNNNNNNNNNNNNNNNNNNNNNNNNNNNNNNNNNNNNNNNNNNNNNNNNNNNNNNNNNNNNNNNNNNNNNNNNNNNNNNNNNNNNNNNNNNNNNNNNNNNNNNNNNNNNNNNNNNNNNNNNNNNNNNNNNNNNNNNNNNNNNNNNNNNNNNNNNNNNNNNNNNNNNNNNNNNNNNNNNNNNNNNNNNNNNNNNNNNNNNNNNNNNNNNNNNNNNNNNNNNNNNNNNNNNNNNNNNNNNNNNNNNNNNNNagattcgaaattcaaatgtaatatttttttataattaagtgtaacagtatttatggccagactaagtataaataataaaagcgtttAATATCTTTTGACGCTATTGCTATATTAACTTGATCAAATAGGTCGAAACTCGGGAAAACGCCCAAGCACGGTGAATTCATTCTCCTAATCTCGGAATAAATTGGTCAGAAATGTTGACATTTGATGTAATATAAACCTTCAAACATTTTTCTCTTTTAGTAccgaaaattataaaataatgcaataaatggTCTACCTTCTCCCCGTTAGCAATTAGTAGCCGATCCCAAGCATTTATCTGAGTCGCTTGATTGATAAATGTCTTCTCTTGTTCCTCCAACTCAAGGGTCCATTTGTTTATGTTCTCTTCTAGTTGAGAGAACGTGATGGCGGATATAACTTGTGGGGGCGCTGTTACAGTGctggaattaattaaaacatcctTTTAAAGACATGAATCTATACTAAAAAAGCCGAAGAATGCGCTAagattttatgtcatagctggcaactgagctggtggttcacctgatggtaagcgatcaccaccgcccatgaaaattCGCAGAGATAGTGCGTCTACGATGCctttgcccgcttttaagaggaAAAAGATAAGAAAAAGATTAACgcctggaaagaaggaatggactgggcaggatgaggaaaagggcTAACTGGCCTCCGGCTCAGTAATTACTggatcaatttcaaaaattctttaactgttatatatgtgtgtgatACCTGATTGCTAATGCTATATGTGTACCATGTTTATacacaaaatgaaaaaaaaaatcactgttGTCAATGTATGAAtgaattcaaaaatgtataaataaatttgtttgaacatgacatttcttttcttatgttaattgtatattataaaataaattataggtaatttaaaagtaaacacTTACGTGGTAGTGGTAGTGGTGGTAGCCAGAGATGGCATTGTCGAAGCTGTAGATTTGCCGAGAGCTGTTATGCCAGATGGAGTTGTTGTAgctaaaatatgaaaatatttaattcatctgGACGCAGAttccaatatttttaacaacacaAAAAGCTTATGATTTAATACCTTTAATTCAAATGAGTAAGGTAAATTGAGAAATGCCTGTAAGTTTTCaagaaatatatctaaaaGTTTTACGGATcttataaattctatttctaatttctattatttaatgaagatATTCacttcataatttaataaaaaaaaatcttgtttaggcccaatttattttgttaatattaacattgcaGATGTCATAATATGACAATAACAGATTATCTAATTACGATAGTTGTGCAAAGAATACAATTGccatcaattataaatattcagaaaaattctttaattttgaatgtagAATTTTCTTAGCGGGGTTTTACTATtacgtatgtaataaaaaaatataaatgaataaaaatgaaaaataaaaaaaaaacaataataacttaCAAACAACAGACGTAGCCGCAGTACTAGGTTTCCCAAAACCAAGGGCAGTAGTTGCAGTACTAAATCCTATTCCTGAAGCACTAGTGCCCAAAGCTAGTCCTGTAGACGCACTAGTGCCTATATTGAGTCCTGTAGATGTCGTAGTACCTAGATTTAACCCTGAAGACGATGTAGTGCCTAAATTCAGACCGCTAGAAGTGCTTGTGCCTAAATTAAGACCCGTAGACGTATTTGTGCCTAAATTCAGACCGCTAGAAGTACTTGTGCCTAAATTCAGACCACTAGATGTACTTGTGCCTAAATTCAGACCACTAGATGTACTTGTGCCTAAATTCAGACCACCAGAGGTACTAGTTCCTAGTCCTGTTGAAGTGGCGCCTAGGTTTAGTCCTGTAGAGGTATTAGTACCTAAGTTGAGCCCCGTATTGCCTGAATTTGGCGCCGAGCTGGTGCCTAAAGTGAGACCAGTGGATGTGCCcccaaaatttatatttgggGCACCTTGGCCCAAACTTGGTGTTGCAGTTCCTAAAGCTGCAGTGGTAGTATTTGAACCTAAACTGGTGGATGCTTGACTCGTGAAACCGGTTTGTGCACTGAAACCGGTAGCTTGCGTCGTTTTAACGCCGAATGCAGGGGTTTGAGCTTGTGACGTCACTCCGAAACCAGTATTTTGCGTTTGCGGCTGTGACGTTAACCCGAAACTGGGTTGAGTTGTTTGTTGGGGTTGGGAAGTTAAACCAAAACCGGTATTCTGTGTGGTTTGCGGTTGCGAAGTCAAACCAAAACCGGTATTCTGTGTTGTTTGCGGCTGTGAAGTCATTCCAAACCCGGTATTTTGCGTTGCTTGAGCCTGGGATGTTAAACCGAAACCGGTATTCAGCGCAGTTTGGGGCTGTGAGGTCAACCCAAAACCGCTTTGTGAAGTCTGCGGTTGTGATGTCAAACCGAAACCGGTGTTTTGTTGTTGCTGGGTTTGTGCTGGCTGCTGTGTTAAGCCGAAACCGGTTTGGTTTTGTGTTGCTTGCGGTTTGCCGAAGAATGATACATTCGCTTGTGAACTAGGCTGGCTGGTGGTACCGAAGGCTGGCGCTGAAAGtaaatggattttttatgataataactagcttttgtctGCGGCTTCTCacttaaattcggagtaatttCATTGATGTCATTgtacacataaaccttcctcttgaatccctatctataaaaaaaacgaaaacaaaatctactgtgtagttttaaagatctaagcacaTTTAGGGACAAGCATGGGAAACTACTGCTTTATACACTGTAGACttacaaactaaataaataaaaaaatacatcaatactattgtatttttttttcatatcagacttatttttattttattaaacaataattttaacaagtaTCAATAGAACCAACAGAGGGGTCACCGTGACGtcataaaatagtatattcaGTAACAGTGTGGGAAGTAAATAATAGAGCGATATAGTTATGTAGTATTATGTAGAATAGAATTGTATAGCGCCATCTctttcccacactggaattagtacttataaaagactagctgcgccccacggtttcacccccGTAAGTCTgcatcccataggaatatcggataTAAATAGTTCCCTAtgtgtttttccagttgtcaagtTATCTATCTGGGTAGATTTTAtggtaatcggttcagtagtttttgcgtgaaagagtaacaaacatccatacatacacacatacatccatccattcttacaaacttttgcgtttataatattagtaggatacaatCTAAACGCCATTGCCCGATAAGAATTAATTAGTCTGCACTTTATACTCAGTACAtacttatgaaaattatatagttttatatctgCACTAGCTGTAATCTGCGGCGgttaaaagtatcctatgtgtTAATCCAGACTTTAGTacatctctgtaccaaatttcatagagaACAATAAGCTGTTTACGTGAGACAGTAagaaacatccatacatccatccatgcTTGCAAACTTTGGCAATATTATTACACTTGAACAAAAAATAGCATTACTCTCTTACCAGTAGTAGTAGCCGCTGCGGTGCTACCACCGAAACTAAAACTACTTTTATTCCCGAAGGCATTCTGTCCGAAAGCTGAGCCAGTAGCAAAGTTAGGCGTGCCTTGAGTAGCTTGTGTTGTTGTTACCtgaaaatacgaaaaaatattacattagtaGCTTGCCCCGGCTCTGCTCGGAGAGACTTCTTATAagcaagttttatttttgatttactATCTACATCTGAGCGAGTCAATTCTAACAAACccaaattcattaaaacaaattcagCAGATCTTGAGTGCCGATGCATGCAGTAAACATAGCTTTCTTTTTCAATATAGATTAATAGATTAAGGCAAAATGCATTCACTTTGACAAatgtcagtttttttttatttttttatttcacttatttcacttatttcacttattttacttatttcacacttaacatattatgttgcatcgaattatataatgaaaattttttttcgtattagTTTCTTAGTTTACAATGGATCATGCTTCCCTAGAATTTCAATTCACTTttatcatgaaaaaaaaaagaaattcttaataaatgtGTACTAAAGCTAACTCACAGTTGGTTGTGGAGCAGAGAATCCCGAAGTTGGTGTGTTGAAACTGAACGTGGATGCTGTAGTTTTAGCGAAGCCAAAACCAGCACCAGTTGTGGCTGCTGGTGTACCAAACGATATTCCGCTGGATGCTGAAATTGggtttttaacaataacatttatctatttattttctcatcCCAAATGGTTAATGGTaatgtacaattatttatttattaagaatattacctgagaaattttgaacagaaaaaaaattgagattaccaatatttttttattttcaaaatttctcatttataaagcattgcAAGCAAGCatgctattaaactaaaaattaaaaaaaaaaagaaaattacctTGTGTAGTAGTGGCCGCAGCACCAAAAGCCGGAGTGCTTTGTGCTTGTGTGTTGGCACCGAAAGACAAATTTTGGGCTGCATTCTGTAAAT
Proteins encoded in this region:
- the LOC119836695 gene encoding checkpoint protein HUS1 isoform X3, with the protein product MYFIVSEDNSGPAPPMLWCEIPQAMFFSEYQIVGVDEEYKDIYLGIVSANLSRSLVTLKSAKCLKMKLTKKQIPCLTLEIEMLSSTSQETRQVTHDIPVIVIPRKLWSEFQEPRIPQPDISIELPALKQLRTTIDRMKAMSPEVILRASAEGRLTLQIKTGVAKVSTRFKDLRVDAFEGPIDHSDSETETQTNEDMSRVCFCRVDAKKFSMFLSADQISHNRTICSIVHKKLVILCLQTEENVKFQCFISGIVY
- the LOC119836695 gene encoding checkpoint protein HUS1 isoform X2 encodes the protein MKFRAIMIDTGPMREFTNIVSTISKLSKECILRLSLDKMYFIVSEDNSGPAPPMLWCEIPQAMFFSEYQIVGVDEEYKDIYLGIVSANLSRSLVTLKSAKCLKMKLTKKQIPCLTLEIEMETRQVTHDIPVIVIPRKLWSEFQEPRIPQPDISIELPALKQLRTTIDRMKAMSPEVILRASAEGRLTLQIKTGVAKVSTRFKDLRVDAFEGPIDHSDSETETQTNEDMSRVCFCRVDAKKFSMFLSADQISHNRTICSIVHKKLVILCLQTEENVKFQCFISGIVY
- the LOC119836695 gene encoding checkpoint protein HUS1 isoform X1, with product MKFRAIMIDTGPMREFTNIVSTISKLSKECILRLSLDKMYFIVSEDNSGPAPPMLWCEIPQAMFFSEYQIVGVDEEYKDIYLGIVSANLSRSLVTLKSAKCLKMKLTKKQIPCLTLEIEMLSSTSQETRQVTHDIPVIVIPRKLWSEFQEPRIPQPDISIELPALKQLRTTIDRMKAMSPEVILRASAEGRLTLQIKTGVAKVSTRFKDLRVDAFEGPIDHSDSETETQTNEDMSRVCFCRVDAKKFSMFLSADQISHNRTICSIVHKKLVILCLQTEENVKFQCFISGIVY
- the LOC119836738 gene encoding nuclear pore glycoprotein p62-like isoform X3, with translation MSFTFGQPTTTAGGSFGTSPAQENKGGLFGGAATSTPAFGSFAFGAKTTTTTSGLFSTPAQSTPAFGGSKPLNFSFSSPPNQNVGSPAFGQPANQNAAQNLSFGANTQAQSTPAFGAAATTTQASSGISFGTPAATTGAGFGFAKTTASTFSFNTPTSGFSAPQPTVTTTQATQGTPNFATGSAFGQNAFGNKSSFSFGGSTAAATTTAPAFGTTSQPSSQANVSFFGKPQATQNQTGFGLTQQPAQTQQQQNTGFGLTSQPQTSQSGFGLTSQPQTALNTGFGLTSQAQATQNTGFGMTSQPQTTQNTGFGLTSQPQTTQNTGFGLTSQPQQTTQPSFGLTSQPQTQNTGFGVTSQAQTPAFGVKTTQATGFSAQTGFTSQASTSLGSNTTTAALGTATPSLGQGAPNINFGGTSTGLTLGTSSAPNSGNTGLNLGTNTSTGLNLGATSTGLGTSTSGGLNLGTSTSSGLNLGTSTSSGLNLGTSTSSGLNLGTNTSTGLNLGTSTSSGLNLGTTSSSGLNLGTTTSTGLNIGTSASTGLALGTSASGIGFSTATTALGFGKPSTAATSVVSTTTPSGITALGKSTASTMPSLATTTTTTTTVTAPPQVISAITFSQLEENINKWTLELEEQEKTFINQATQINAWDRLLIANGEKIVELNEAVETVKSEQQSLEHELDFVLGQQNELEELLAPLEKQLGDGERVRDPEREHMYSLAENLDSQLRQMSEDLKEVIEHLNETNRSQDSNDPIVQIGRILNAHMSSMQWIDNSIAQISTKLDHLKATHDTLRRDNERSFQLTYS
- the LOC119836738 gene encoding nuclear pore glycoprotein p62-like isoform X2, whose translation is MSFTFGQPTTTAGGSFGTSPAQGSLFGGGDATKAFQSPTENKGGLFGGAATSTPAFGSFAFGAKTTTTTSGLSQSTPAFGGSKPLNFSFSSPPNQNVGSPAFGQPANQNAAQNLSFGANTQAQSTPAFGAAATTTQASSGISFGTPAATTGAGFGFAKTTASTFSFNTPTSGFSAPQPTVTTTQATQGTPNFATGSAFGQNAFGNKSSFSFGGSTAAATTTAPAFGTTSQPSSQANVSFFGKPQATQNQTGFGLTQQPAQTQQQQNTGFGLTSQPQTSQSGFGLTSQPQTALNTGFGLTSQAQATQNTGFGMTSQPQTTQNTGFGLTSQPQTTQNTGFGLTSQPQQTTQPSFGLTSQPQTQNTGFGVTSQAQTPAFGVKTTQATGFSAQTGFTSQASTSLGSNTTTAALGTATPSLGQGAPNINFGGTSTGLTLGTSSAPNSGNTGLNLGTNTSTGLNLGATSTGLGTSTSGGLNLGTSTSSGLNLGTSTSSGLNLGTSTSSGLNLGTNTSTGLNLGTSTSSGLNLGTTSSSGLNLGTTTSTGLNIGTSASTGLALGTSASGIGFSTATTALGFGKPSTAATSVVSTTTPSGITALGKSTASTMPSLATTTTTTTTVTAPPQVISAITFSQLEENINKWTLELEEQEKTFINQATQINAWDRLLIANGEKIVELNEAVETVKSEQQSLEHELDFVLGQQNELEELLAPLEKQLGDGERVRDPEREHMYSLAENLDSQLRQMSEDLKEVIEHLNETNRSQDSNDPIVQIGRILNAHMSSMQWIDNSIAQISTKLDHLKATHDTLRRDNERSFQLTYS
- the LOC119836738 gene encoding nuclear pore glycoprotein p62-like isoform X1, with protein sequence MSFTFGQPTTTAGGSFGTSPAQGSLFGGGDATKAFQSPTENKGGLFGGAATSTPAFGSFAFGAKTTTTTSGLFSTPAQSTPAFGGSKPLNFSFSSPPNQNVGSPAFGQPANQNAAQNLSFGANTQAQSTPAFGAAATTTQASSGISFGTPAATTGAGFGFAKTTASTFSFNTPTSGFSAPQPTVTTTQATQGTPNFATGSAFGQNAFGNKSSFSFGGSTAAATTTAPAFGTTSQPSSQANVSFFGKPQATQNQTGFGLTQQPAQTQQQQNTGFGLTSQPQTSQSGFGLTSQPQTALNTGFGLTSQAQATQNTGFGMTSQPQTTQNTGFGLTSQPQTTQNTGFGLTSQPQQTTQPSFGLTSQPQTQNTGFGVTSQAQTPAFGVKTTQATGFSAQTGFTSQASTSLGSNTTTAALGTATPSLGQGAPNINFGGTSTGLTLGTSSAPNSGNTGLNLGTNTSTGLNLGATSTGLGTSTSGGLNLGTSTSSGLNLGTSTSSGLNLGTSTSSGLNLGTNTSTGLNLGTSTSSGLNLGTTSSSGLNLGTTTSTGLNIGTSASTGLALGTSASGIGFSTATTALGFGKPSTAATSVVSTTTPSGITALGKSTASTMPSLATTTTTTTTVTAPPQVISAITFSQLEENINKWTLELEEQEKTFINQATQINAWDRLLIANGEKIVELNEAVETVKSEQQSLEHELDFVLGQQNELEELLAPLEKQLGDGERVRDPEREHMYSLAENLDSQLRQMSEDLKEVIEHLNETNRSQDSNDPIVQIGRILNAHMSSMQWIDNSIAQISTKLDHLKATHDTLRRDNERSFQLTYS